The following coding sequences lie in one Mycobacterium sp. Z3061 genomic window:
- a CDS encoding arabinosyltransferase domain-containing protein, whose translation MSPDGNERSHRIARLVAVVSGIAGLVLCLLVPLLPVRQTTAAVLWPQGSTPDGNISQITAPLVSGAPRDLDISIPCSAIATLPAAGGLVVSTLPTDGFQTGKHGLFVRANKDSVVVAFRDTVAAVAPRAQIAAGGCNVLHVWADAGGAGADFVGIPGAAGRLDPEKKPQVGGIFTDLKVPAQPGLSARVDVDTRFILQPTALKTLAMVLGALAVLVAIAALAALDRLSRGDTLRGWRPRLPRFRAGLATWLADVVVIGTLLLWHIIGATSSDDGYNLTIARVAPKAGYNVDYYRYFGTTDAPFDWYFGVLSKLAAVSTAGVWMRLPATLAAIACWLLISHFVLRRLGPARGGLGANRVAVWTAGAVFVAAWIPFNNGLRPEPLIALGVILTWILVERSIALGRLAPAAVAIIVAMLTVTLAPQGLIAVAPLLTGARAIAQTIRRRRETDGRLAPLITLAASLSLITVVVFHSQTLATAAESARIKYTVGPTIAWYQDFLRYYFLTVESNADGSMSRRFAVLVLLLCMFGMLFVLLRRGRVAGLATGPAWRFVGTTAIALLLLTFTPTKWAIQFGAFAGLAGALGGLTAFTVSRIGLHSRRNLALYVTALLFVLAWATSGINGWFYVGNYGVPWYDIQPVVASHPVTSMFLTLSILTGLLAAWYHFRMDYAGHTEVKNNRRNRVLASTPLLVVAVIMVAGEVGSLAKGAAFRYPLYTTAKANLAAITSPTSCAMADDVLAEPDSNAGMLQPVPGQEFGPDGPLGGVNPVGFKPEGVGEDLKSDPVVSKPGVVNSDASPNKPNAAITDSAGTAGGKGPVGVNGSHAALPFGLDPARTPVMGSYGENNLAARATSAWYQLPARRPDRPLVVVSAAGAIWSYKEDGDFMYGQSLKLQWGIAKPDGSTQPLGEVFPIDLGPQPAWRNLRFPFAWAPPEANVARIVAYDPNLSSEQWFAFTPPRVPELEPLQRLIGSQSPVLMDIATAANFPCQRPFSEHLGIAELPEYRILPDHKQTAVSSNLWQAASTGGPFMFTQALLWTSTISTYLSGDWYRDWGSVEQYHRLVPTDQAPEATVQQGVTTVPGWSRQGPIRALP comes from the coding sequence ATCGCCGGTCTGGTGCTGTGCCTGCTGGTTCCGCTGCTTCCGGTGCGACAGACCACGGCGGCCGTGCTGTGGCCGCAGGGCAGCACCCCGGACGGCAACATCAGCCAGATCACGGCTCCGCTGGTGTCGGGCGCGCCGCGCGACCTCGACATCTCCATCCCCTGCTCGGCGATCGCCACCCTGCCGGCGGCCGGCGGTCTGGTGGTGTCCACGCTGCCAACCGACGGTTTCCAGACCGGCAAGCACGGTCTGTTCGTGCGCGCGAACAAGGACTCCGTCGTGGTGGCGTTCCGCGACACCGTCGCCGCGGTCGCGCCCCGCGCCCAGATCGCGGCGGGCGGGTGCAACGTGTTGCACGTCTGGGCCGACGCCGGTGGCGCGGGCGCGGACTTCGTCGGGATCCCGGGCGCCGCCGGTCGTCTGGACCCCGAGAAGAAGCCGCAGGTCGGTGGGATTTTCACCGACCTGAAGGTGCCCGCACAGCCCGGGTTGTCGGCCCGGGTCGACGTGGATACCCGGTTCATCCTGCAACCCACCGCGCTCAAGACGCTGGCGATGGTGCTGGGGGCGCTCGCGGTGCTGGTCGCCATCGCGGCCCTGGCGGCGCTGGACCGCCTGAGCAGGGGTGACACATTGCGCGGCTGGCGGCCCCGGCTACCGAGGTTCAGGGCCGGTCTGGCCACCTGGCTCGCGGACGTCGTGGTGATCGGGACCCTGCTGCTGTGGCACATCATCGGCGCCACCTCGTCGGATGACGGCTACAACCTGACCATCGCGCGGGTGGCGCCGAAGGCCGGCTACAACGTCGACTACTACCGCTACTTCGGCACCACCGACGCACCATTCGACTGGTACTTCGGGGTGCTGTCCAAGCTGGCCGCGGTCAGCACCGCGGGGGTGTGGATGCGGCTTCCGGCCACTCTGGCCGCCATCGCCTGCTGGCTGCTGATCAGTCACTTCGTGCTGCGCCGCCTGGGCCCGGCGCGAGGCGGACTGGGCGCGAACCGGGTCGCGGTGTGGACGGCGGGCGCGGTGTTCGTCGCGGCCTGGATCCCGTTCAACAACGGGCTGCGGCCGGAGCCGTTGATCGCCCTGGGCGTCATCCTGACCTGGATTCTGGTGGAGCGCTCGATAGCGCTGGGCCGGTTGGCGCCCGCTGCCGTCGCGATCATCGTCGCGATGCTCACCGTGACGTTGGCCCCGCAGGGTCTGATCGCGGTGGCACCGCTGCTGACCGGCGCCCGCGCCATCGCCCAGACGATCCGGCGCAGGCGCGAAACCGACGGCCGGCTGGCGCCGCTGATCACTCTGGCCGCGTCGTTGTCCCTGATCACCGTCGTGGTTTTCCACAGCCAGACGCTGGCCACCGCCGCCGAGTCGGCGCGCATCAAGTACACGGTGGGGCCGACGATCGCCTGGTACCAGGACTTCCTGCGCTACTACTTCCTCACCGTGGAGAGCAACGCCGACGGCTCGATGTCGCGCCGGTTCGCCGTGCTGGTGCTGCTGCTGTGCATGTTCGGGATGCTGTTTGTGTTGCTGCGCCGCGGTCGGGTGGCCGGGCTGGCGACCGGGCCGGCGTGGCGGTTTGTGGGGACCACCGCGATCGCGCTGCTGCTGCTGACGTTCACCCCCACCAAGTGGGCCATCCAGTTCGGCGCGTTCGCCGGACTGGCCGGTGCGCTGGGCGGCCTGACGGCATTCACCGTCTCGCGGATCGGCCTGCACAGCCGGCGCAACCTGGCGCTCTATGTCACCGCGCTGCTGTTCGTGCTGGCCTGGGCGACGTCTGGCATCAACGGCTGGTTCTACGTCGGCAACTACGGCGTCCCGTGGTACGACATCCAGCCGGTCGTCGCCAGCCACCCGGTGACGTCGATGTTCCTGACGCTGTCGATCCTGACCGGGTTGCTGGCCGCCTGGTACCACTTCCGGATGGACTACGCCGGGCACACCGAGGTGAAGAACAACCGGCGCAACCGGGTGCTGGCGTCCACGCCGCTGCTGGTGGTGGCGGTGATCATGGTGGCGGGCGAAGTCGGTTCGCTGGCCAAGGGCGCGGCGTTCCGGTATCCGCTCTACACCACCGCCAAGGCCAACCTGGCGGCCATCACGTCACCGACCAGCTGCGCGATGGCCGACGACGTGCTGGCCGAGCCCGACTCCAATGCCGGGATGCTGCAGCCCGTTCCGGGGCAGGAATTCGGTCCCGACGGTCCGCTCGGCGGCGTCAACCCGGTGGGCTTCAAGCCGGAGGGCGTCGGCGAAGACCTCAAGTCCGACCCGGTGGTGAGTAAGCCCGGCGTCGTCAACTCCGACGCCTCCCCTAACAAACCGAACGCCGCCATCACGGACTCCGCCGGAACCGCCGGCGGCAAGGGGCCGGTCGGCGTCAACGGCTCGCACGCCGCGCTGCCCTTCGGACTGGACCCCGCGCGCACTCCGGTGATGGGAAGTTACGGCGAGAACAACCTCGCCGCACGCGCCACCTCGGCGTGGTACCAGCTGCCGGCCCGCCGGCCGGACCGGCCGCTGGTGGTGGTCTCGGCCGCCGGCGCCATCTGGTCCTACAAAGAGGACGGCGACTTCATGTACGGGCAGTCGCTCAAGCTGCAGTGGGGCATCGCCAAGCCCGACGGCAGCACCCAGCCCCTTGGTGAGGTGTTCCCGATCGATCTGGGACCGCAGCCGGCCTGGCGCAACCTGCGGTTCCCGTTCGCCTGGGCTCCGCCGGAGGCCAATGTGGCGCGCATCGTGGCCTACGACCCGAACCTGAGCTCCGAGCAGTGGTTCGCGTTCACGCCGCCGCGGGTGCCGGAGCTGGAACCGCTGCAGCGGCTGATCGGGTCGCAGAGCCCGGTCCTCATGGACATCGCGACCGCGGCGAACTTCCCGTGCCAGCGGCCGTTCTCCGAGCACCTCGGCATCGCGGAGTTGCCGGAGTACCGCATCCTGCCCGACCACAAGCAGACCGCTGTGTCGTCCAACCTGTGGCAGGCCGCTTCCACCGGTGGGCCGTTCATGTTCACCCAGGCGCTGTTGTGGACGTCGACCATCTCGACGTATCTGAGCGGCGACTGGTACCGCGACTGGGGCTCGGTCGAGCAGTACCACCGGCTGGTCCCCACCGATCAGGCACCCGAAGCCACCGTCCAGCAAGGCGTGACCACAGTGCCCGGCTGGAGCCGGCAAGGACCGATTAGGGCCCTCCCATGA